Proteins encoded in a region of the Isosphaeraceae bacterium EP7 genome:
- a CDS encoding DUF1559 domain-containing protein: protein MTRRRRPGFTLIELLVVISIIGVLMGLLLPAVQSSRRAARKAQCANNIRQVGIGLIGFMNAKGYLPNAGTFGEADVIGEHSNIEGSLYGSNFGGSATGGNSTKVDQGPLFSWVVDCLPYFDEQGLYNSFNRNRLYFDKGAMRELSSVQSPSNAIVSSTTISVLQCPDDDTLVLGQGNLSYVVNGGFTLWHHPSTLPPDPNKPPRLNQIAGWTGSQLGDGVPGPTPWWGQKGISERLGVMFLGSNTGGCPWDARSSPTSFMDGSSTTVLASENRAAGYSSQVLGSTGGISSGWASPHPNYMMFIASGKICQNGLCDTSPYGLSVNVDGNGGQTDGPAWSMANKAGTFENINGSLTASDGRFPYPSSYHAGGVNVVMCDGSVRFVNDKIDGTVWAKILSPAGSMIPVIKQLPVDSDAIGN, encoded by the coding sequence ATGACGCGTCGTCGTCGCCCCGGTTTCACGCTGATCGAGTTGCTGGTTGTGATCAGCATCATCGGCGTGTTGATGGGCCTGCTCCTGCCCGCCGTGCAGTCGTCACGCAGGGCGGCCCGCAAGGCGCAGTGCGCCAACAACATCCGCCAGGTTGGCATCGGCCTGATTGGCTTCATGAACGCCAAGGGCTATCTGCCCAACGCCGGCACGTTCGGCGAAGCGGATGTGATCGGCGAGCATTCCAACATCGAAGGATCCTTGTATGGATCGAACTTCGGGGGATCGGCCACCGGTGGCAACTCGACCAAGGTTGACCAGGGCCCGCTCTTCAGTTGGGTCGTCGACTGCCTGCCGTACTTCGATGAGCAGGGACTGTACAACTCATTCAATCGCAACCGCCTCTACTTTGACAAAGGCGCGATGCGTGAGCTGTCATCGGTCCAGTCGCCCTCGAATGCCATCGTCTCGAGCACGACGATCTCGGTCCTCCAGTGTCCCGATGACGACACACTCGTTCTGGGCCAGGGGAACCTCTCCTACGTCGTCAACGGTGGATTTACCCTCTGGCACCACCCATCCACGCTTCCGCCCGACCCCAACAAGCCCCCTCGCTTGAACCAGATTGCGGGTTGGACGGGCAGCCAGCTCGGCGACGGCGTCCCAGGGCCCACCCCTTGGTGGGGCCAGAAGGGGATCTCCGAGCGCCTCGGCGTCATGTTCCTCGGCTCCAATACCGGCGGCTGCCCCTGGGACGCCCGCTCGAGTCCCACCAGCTTCATGGACGGCTCGTCCACGACCGTCCTGGCGTCCGAAAACCGGGCGGCCGGATATTCCTCTCAAGTCCTCGGCTCGACCGGCGGCATCAGTTCGGGCTGGGCGAGCCCGCACCCGAACTACATGATGTTCATCGCGTCGGGCAAGATCTGCCAGAATGGCCTGTGCGATACCAGCCCCTATGGCCTCTCCGTGAACGTCGACGGCAACGGCGGCCAGACCGATGGGCCCGCCTGGTCGATGGCCAACAAGGCGGGCACCTTCGAAAATATCAACGGGTCACTCACTGCGAGCGACGGCCGTTTCCCTTATCCGTCCAGCTATCATGCCGGCGGCGTGAATGTCGTCATGTGTGACGGCTCGGTCAGGTTCGTGAACGATAAAATCGACGGCACCGTCTGGGCCAAGATCCTCTCGCCCGCCGGAAGCATGATCCCCGTCATCAAGCAGCTCCCGGTCGACTCCGACGCCATCGGAAATTGA
- a CDS encoding type II secretion system protein, translating into MMDRSRQIPRGFTLIELLVVIAIIGLVSIATLPVILPAYQHRQISESARVLQAALAGARDAALRAESSRGIRLLADPVYPGPTPGNPDAPLAFNRWVPIEPANDHTEGYISLGTPFNNDLNFMSGVNYLGNAVEAGFNIPTVSATNFYGLLDSAQLGKLVYNSTSGLTYPNNYAGHDPFPFGRIGVQETKFYAVPVPGSVPPTVNWLPNPPTSWFWNIRQGDKIRFDDSGRYYTIAGPMLQGISNGAGVAVNPERYINYGMPGSTNTYREFLFLVNGLDDDGDGWVDEGFDGVDNDNDGITDPGFNGIDDDGVNGVDDPAELFINNGGEYEPEQFVGSQFAPHRDNVDNAADFDPLMVDQIGGPPGNGLIDEVQEWFFNKKYTIIRRPVVTAGARETMLPSGVVIDATTWNSGTIRQTLGNPVGSPGVAVSPPPLPERSRLPIDPYTQTADIMVAPNGQITPGGAGTGSVLQNPTAAAVNVPFYHFWLAEREDVYSTIGAQFVRRSANGPAVAQLRANPRYNPGGLAADLAANRPYLLPMPEGTVGYEDATPLLFPTNTFLKGQRRLVTLFTKTGQTLTTDDVQFMGNDTNYPYYAAQAGAREAR; encoded by the coding sequence ATGATGGACCGATCTCGACAAATCCCCCGGGGGTTCACGCTCATCGAGCTGCTGGTGGTCATCGCGATCATCGGCCTGGTCAGCATCGCCACCCTCCCGGTGATCCTCCCGGCCTATCAGCATCGTCAGATCAGCGAGAGCGCCCGGGTGCTCCAGGCTGCCCTCGCCGGGGCCCGCGACGCGGCCCTCCGCGCCGAGTCCTCCCGCGGCATTCGCCTCCTCGCCGATCCCGTGTATCCCGGCCCCACCCCCGGCAATCCCGACGCGCCCCTGGCCTTCAACCGCTGGGTGCCGATCGAGCCGGCCAATGACCACACCGAGGGGTACATCTCCCTGGGAACTCCGTTCAATAACGATCTCAACTTTATGAGCGGTGTGAACTATTTGGGAAATGCAGTTGAAGCTGGGTTTAACATCCCGACCGTGTCCGCGACTAATTTCTATGGCCTGCTGGATTCTGCCCAACTCGGGAAGCTCGTTTATAATTCAACCTCAGGACTGACCTACCCGAATAACTACGCCGGACATGACCCATTCCCGTTCGGTCGGATCGGCGTTCAGGAAACGAAGTTCTACGCAGTGCCAGTGCCTGGGAGTGTCCCGCCAACTGTGAACTGGCTTCCCAACCCTCCCACTTCCTGGTTTTGGAACATCCGCCAGGGCGACAAGATTCGATTCGATGATTCGGGGCGGTATTACACAATCGCCGGGCCAATGCTCCAGGGAATCTCCAATGGGGCCGGGGTGGCCGTTAATCCAGAGCGGTACATCAATTACGGCATGCCCGGTTCGACAAACACTTATCGTGAGTTTCTCTTCCTCGTCAATGGCTTAGACGATGACGGCGATGGCTGGGTTGATGAAGGCTTCGATGGCGTTGACAACGACAACGACGGAATCACGGATCCGGGCTTCAACGGCATTGATGATGACGGAGTAAATGGTGTTGATGATCCCGCAGAACTCTTTATCAACAACGGGGGCGAGTACGAGCCTGAGCAATTCGTCGGTAGTCAATTCGCTCCACACAGGGATAACGTCGACAATGCGGCTGATTTCGACCCCCTGATGGTTGATCAGATCGGCGGCCCTCCAGGGAATGGGCTCATCGATGAGGTCCAAGAATGGTTCTTCAACAAGAAGTACACGATCATTCGAAGGCCTGTGGTCACCGCCGGAGCCCGCGAGACCATGCTGCCGTCGGGCGTCGTCATCGATGCGACGACCTGGAATTCGGGGACGATTAGGCAAACGCTAGGAAACCCGGTCGGGAGTCCAGGAGTAGCCGTGAGCCCTCCACCGCTGCCCGAGCGTTCTCGGCTGCCGATCGACCCATATACACAGACCGCGGACATCATGGTCGCTCCCAATGGGCAGATCACCCCCGGTGGCGCCGGGACTGGAAGTGTGCTGCAGAACCCAACGGCTGCGGCGGTCAATGTGCCATTCTATCACTTCTGGTTGGCCGAACGAGAGGACGTCTATTCGACCATTGGCGCCCAGTTCGTTCGGCGATCCGCAAACGGGCCTGCGGTGGCGCAACTCAGGGCTAATCCTCGTTATAACCCCGGGGGGCTTGCTGCCGACTTGGCCGCGAATCGCCCCTATCTATTGCCCATGCCCGAGGGAACGGTCGGCTACGAAGACGCGACCCCGCTCTTGTTCCCAACGAACACGTTCCTGAAGGGTCAGCGCCGCCTGGTGACGCTTTTCACCAAAACGGGCCAGACGCTGACGACCGACGACGTCCAGTTCATGGGCAACGACACGAACTACCCCTATTACGCCGCCCAGGCCGGGGCGAGGGAAGCACGATGA
- a CDS encoding radical SAM protein — protein sequence MVWGTRFQVPKVLSLAAGELPRLRLEASVTSPLDGFQKLRFGTNDGLALETVLIPLHKIGAVSLCLSSQVGCAMGCVFCATARMKVRRNLATWEIVDQFLQARSMVESQGRRVTGIVFMGMGEPLANYDRVMAAADLFRCSYGASIGARAITISTVGLVPEIDRYTTEGHKYRLTISLGAAIDEKRRELVPVAARWSAAEVMAAARRHALARRQRINLAYVCIGGRNVGEDDARALGELIGDTPTRIDLIDVTDPKGSFQAPGPKEMAAFRDALTKYVGQPVVRRYSGGADIQAACGTLAAADSVA from the coding sequence ATGGTCTGGGGAACTCGATTCCAGGTCCCCAAGGTGCTGAGTCTGGCGGCGGGTGAGCTGCCGAGGCTGCGGCTTGAAGCGTCGGTGACATCGCCCCTGGACGGGTTCCAGAAACTCAGATTCGGGACCAACGATGGCCTGGCGCTGGAGACGGTCCTGATCCCGCTACACAAGATCGGTGCGGTGAGCCTCTGCCTGTCGTCTCAGGTCGGGTGCGCGATGGGCTGTGTCTTCTGCGCGACGGCCCGGATGAAGGTCAGGCGAAACCTGGCGACCTGGGAGATTGTCGACCAGTTCTTGCAGGCCCGATCCATGGTGGAAAGCCAGGGCCGGCGGGTCACGGGAATCGTCTTCATGGGGATGGGCGAGCCCCTGGCCAACTACGACCGCGTGATGGCCGCCGCCGACCTGTTCCGCTGCTCTTACGGGGCCTCGATCGGAGCCCGCGCGATCACGATCAGCACCGTCGGCCTCGTCCCCGAGATCGACCGCTACACGACCGAGGGGCACAAGTATCGCCTGACCATCAGCCTAGGGGCGGCCATCGACGAGAAACGCAGGGAACTCGTGCCGGTCGCGGCCCGTTGGTCGGCCGCCGAGGTCATGGCCGCCGCGCGACGTCACGCCCTGGCACGTCGTCAGCGGATCAATCTCGCTTACGTCTGCATCGGCGGCCGCAACGTCGGCGAGGACGATGCACGAGCCCTGGGCGAACTGATCGGCGACACGCCGACGCGCATCGACCTCATCGACGTAACCGACCCGAAGGGGTCCTTCCAGGCTCCAGGCCCCAAAGAGATGGCGGCATTTCGCGATGCCTTGACGAAGTACGTCGGACAGCCGGTCGTCCGCAGGTATTCCGGGGGTGCCGACATCCAGGCGGCCTGCGGCACGTTGGCTGCGGCGGACTCGGTTGCCTGA
- a CDS encoding trypsin-like peptidase domain-containing protein has translation MNRNLVAWAALVVSTASLVSSQAMTRKVPAAPDLPAEGQKVARELSEAFEAVSEFVKPSVVQISVQRKSGATAKLRGAPGRGNPFGPNGNVPTDPKELQEMLKKFFGPEFKLEKEQFSPGEQGTGSGFVYDDKGHLLTNNHVVEGAEKLVVTFHDGTELPAKVVGTDPETDVAVIKVDSSEYRAMLRGNSSKLRVGEWILAVGSPFGLSQTVTAGIISATERNEIGINPFEAFIQTDAAINPGNSGGPMVDMNGRVVGINSAIVTGTRSNAGVGFAIPIDMASELADKLIRDGKVNRARMGVGLEVLTPILAKQLGLDSKTKGIVVDQVLKGSPADKAGLKVGDVILSFNGEPVLSRASFRIKVSSSDTGKAYDLGYFREGENSKTSVTLAPQDQVVFDQERVGREQRAEKEATKKEETPAPKVVSEGFGLEVQPLTPELAKQFGHAEGTEGLVISKVKPGGEAEAAGLESGQVITKVIKDKKVTAVSELKDFDAILAKGDTIAVFIEVPGGVGKFVTLSKVSK, from the coding sequence ATGAATCGGAATCTCGTCGCCTGGGCTGCACTGGTCGTCTCCACGGCCTCGCTCGTCAGCTCGCAAGCCATGACCCGCAAGGTGCCCGCCGCGCCCGACCTCCCGGCGGAGGGCCAGAAGGTCGCCCGTGAACTGTCCGAGGCCTTCGAGGCCGTCTCGGAATTCGTCAAGCCTTCGGTCGTCCAGATTAGCGTCCAGCGCAAGTCCGGCGCCACTGCAAAGCTGCGCGGCGCCCCCGGCCGCGGCAATCCGTTCGGTCCCAACGGCAACGTTCCGACCGATCCCAAAGAGCTGCAGGAGATGCTGAAGAAGTTCTTCGGCCCCGAATTCAAGCTGGAGAAGGAGCAATTCTCCCCCGGCGAACAAGGGACCGGCTCGGGCTTCGTCTACGACGACAAGGGCCATCTCCTCACCAATAACCACGTCGTCGAAGGGGCTGAGAAGCTCGTCGTGACCTTCCACGACGGGACCGAATTGCCGGCCAAGGTCGTGGGCACCGACCCCGAGACCGACGTCGCCGTGATCAAGGTCGACTCGTCCGAGTACCGTGCGATGCTCCGGGGCAATAGCTCCAAGCTCCGCGTCGGCGAGTGGATCCTCGCCGTCGGCTCCCCCTTCGGCCTCAGCCAGACGGTGACCGCCGGGATCATCAGCGCCACCGAGCGGAACGAGATCGGCATCAACCCGTTCGAGGCGTTCATCCAGACCGACGCGGCCATCAACCCGGGCAACTCGGGCGGCCCGATGGTCGACATGAACGGCCGGGTCGTGGGCATTAACTCGGCGATCGTCACGGGCACTCGCAGCAATGCCGGGGTCGGCTTCGCCATCCCCATCGACATGGCCTCTGAGCTTGCCGACAAGCTCATCCGCGACGGCAAGGTCAACCGCGCCCGCATGGGTGTTGGCCTCGAGGTCCTGACCCCCATTCTCGCCAAGCAGCTGGGCCTGGACTCCAAGACCAAGGGGATCGTCGTCGATCAGGTCCTGAAGGGGAGCCCCGCCGACAAGGCCGGCTTGAAGGTGGGCGACGTCATCCTGTCGTTCAACGGTGAGCCTGTCCTGAGCCGGGCCAGCTTCCGGATCAAGGTCTCCAGCAGCGATACGGGCAAGGCTTATGACCTGGGCTACTTCCGCGAAGGGGAGAATTCCAAGACGAGCGTGACCCTCGCACCGCAGGATCAGGTCGTCTTCGACCAGGAACGGGTCGGGCGTGAGCAGCGAGCCGAGAAGGAAGCGACGAAGAAGGAAGAGACTCCCGCGCCCAAGGTGGTCAGCGAGGGCTTCGGGCTCGAAGTGCAGCCCCTCACCCCCGAGTTGGCCAAGCAGTTTGGACATGCGGAAGGGACCGAAGGCCTGGTCATCTCCAAGGTCAAGCCTGGCGGTGAAGCCGAAGCGGCCGGCCTGGAATCCGGTCAGGTCATCACCAAGGTCATCAAGGACAAGAAGGTGACCGCCGTCTCCGAGCTGAAGGACTTCGACGCGATACTCGCCAAGGGTGACACCATCGCAGTGTTCATTGAGGTGCCCGGTGGTGTGGGCAAATTCGTCACTTTGAGCAAGGTGAGCAAGTAA
- a CDS encoding prepilin-type N-terminal cleavage/methylation domain-containing protein → MTHMTHHPRMGRRGITLIEILISILIMGVGLVSLATLFPLGLLRLRDAARNSRSGLLAESATADIKGRNLLNKQSFLDASTCPWYYGSANTLYNPAIPIAPYDPWLEDGPAPPVGNGINLRSGGNYGPGLPVCYDPFWLAITGYYGSANPNNKPARFAQGTDLQSQPDSIGGRTASAHGLQRITNFSVDFPTVAALGTGVASWQTLQNIFVSPDDIVFNSLEDANKPGGASSTLPDLTPTTPGGPLEMKLDYAYSWFFTGHQSDITNDSCFVGDLVVCNNRPFGVETIGGFDTATGETVVEGIFGYSTPVIDSRHAAAGVSFGYAPRSSRTVLLRWPAGMPDPEVRVGGWIADVTYERLANNEAVKLSEALRMVTADIAYNAGLTFPRNPIALTPLYGMQRCHWYRIVRKSVVEDEIPNTTRPPAVAGYRRMTVVVGSELQSLTIMDAAGNPAHVNAALVMPSVVNVFPRSFNTH, encoded by the coding sequence ATGACGCACATGACGCATCACCCCCGCATGGGCCGACGCGGGATCACCCTCATCGAGATCTTAATCTCGATCCTCATCATGGGCGTGGGCCTGGTCTCCCTGGCGACGCTCTTCCCGCTCGGCCTCCTGCGGCTGCGCGACGCCGCCCGCAACTCGCGCTCGGGCCTGCTCGCCGAGAGTGCAACCGCCGACATCAAGGGCCGGAACCTGCTCAACAAGCAGAGCTTCCTCGATGCCAGCACTTGCCCCTGGTATTACGGCTCCGCCAACACTCTCTATAATCCCGCGATTCCCATCGCTCCGTATGACCCCTGGCTGGAAGATGGTCCTGCTCCCCCCGTCGGGAACGGCATCAACCTGAGGAGCGGCGGAAACTATGGGCCCGGGTTGCCGGTCTGTTACGACCCCTTCTGGCTCGCCATCACCGGATATTACGGATCGGCCAATCCCAATAACAAACCGGCTAGGTTCGCCCAGGGAACTGATCTCCAAAGCCAGCCCGATTCAATCGGTGGAAGGACTGCCAGCGCCCACGGCCTACAACGCATCACCAACTTCTCAGTTGATTTCCCGACCGTCGCAGCCCTTGGGACGGGTGTCGCGTCCTGGCAAACACTCCAGAATATCTTCGTTTCGCCAGACGACATCGTTTTCAACAGCCTCGAAGACGCCAACAAGCCAGGTGGGGCAAGCTCAACTCTGCCTGACCTCACTCCGACCACGCCCGGCGGCCCGTTGGAGATGAAGCTCGACTATGCTTATAGTTGGTTCTTCACCGGGCATCAGTCGGACATCACCAACGATAGCTGCTTCGTCGGTGACTTAGTCGTCTGCAACAATCGCCCATTCGGCGTCGAGACCATCGGCGGGTTCGACACGGCCACGGGCGAGACGGTTGTCGAGGGTATCTTTGGCTATTCGACGCCCGTCATCGACTCTCGACATGCGGCAGCCGGAGTTTCATTCGGGTATGCCCCACGTTCCTCCCGGACCGTCCTGCTCCGCTGGCCGGCCGGCATGCCCGATCCCGAAGTTCGAGTCGGAGGCTGGATCGCGGACGTGACCTATGAGCGTTTAGCGAACAATGAGGCGGTTAAGCTCAGCGAGGCCCTCAGGATGGTTACCGCCGATATTGCCTATAACGCAGGTCTCACATTCCCCCGAAACCCGATAGCCTTGACTCCGCTCTATGGGATGCAGCGATGCCACTGGTACCGGATCGTCCGCAAGAGCGTCGTTGAGGACGAGATCCCGAACACGACTAGGCCGCCGGCCGTCGCGGGCTACCGCCGGATGACGGTGGTCGTCGGCTCTGAGCTCCAGTCCCTGACGATCATGGACGCCGCCGGCAACCCCGCCCACGTCAACGCCGCCCTGGTGATGCCGAGCGTGGTAAACGTCTTCCCGCGTTCGTTCAACACCCATTAA
- a CDS encoding prepilin-type N-terminal cleavage/methylation domain-containing protein produces MRSPLSHLRCGRPRRGMTLVEMMVVVALVVLMMSILVSIFSSATGAISSSRVFVELDSGLRGLDATIRRDLAGVTARMTPPLDPSKNLGYFEYAENSFSDAQGEDGDDTLSFTTKAPEGQKFTGRFYVKYLIKPGLISPTDAGVLSIATTQPTLISSDFAEIIYFLRNGNLYRRVLLIVPEKQGAGLEPPLGSVFNQFTSGQFNLPNGSSWQGLNDVSARPSMVDGSPAPILNTLGDLTNRQNRYARPRFSNDYATSFATARSIPDGLPDDGNADGLPDYYPTMYAKMMESNLAGLLNWTPPSAPQLFNFSATPNYESIFAFPYIYPASYSKPDPTRGSNGTTSDVMGWIRSAIVANTINQCPLEIGDNLITVATTPAIDNQSWWGYPTWRETMSPKWGDPVYRLNSSSTNGIQASGIQPQPQIGSTLFTSATANWVVNNMLPPVNPLIDTTTVTNTNTGQGAGFAIWANNLLPTSAGPPPGFTDNAGFSGSGTLTPFRPTGSPSSGYNPNMVWEDDLILTGVRSFDVKAYDDAYGGYQDLGWGNKSILPADDFSYNPSVLPNLAAPSTAIPLNYFLDRTPFRMSWNNRLWKTLDHTFAHEGRIPPLVEDGRYDAQSLVHPLGDNTPGVIRMRRVWDSWSTDYTRAPATNILGQGWNPPLTNGLPLAMSRPAYPSFPPPYPMPLRGIQINVRLVDPRNEKVRSLTITQDFSDKL; encoded by the coding sequence ATGCGTTCCCCGCTCAGTCACCTTCGATGTGGCCGACCCCGACGAGGCATGACGCTCGTCGAGATGATGGTGGTCGTCGCGCTCGTCGTGCTGATGATGTCGATCCTCGTGTCGATCTTCTCCTCGGCCACGGGCGCCATCTCGTCTTCGAGGGTCTTCGTCGAGCTCGACTCGGGCCTCCGCGGCCTAGACGCCACCATCCGCCGAGACCTCGCCGGCGTGACCGCCCGGATGACCCCGCCGCTCGACCCCAGTAAGAATCTTGGCTACTTCGAATACGCCGAGAACAGCTTCTCCGACGCCCAGGGGGAGGATGGCGACGACACACTTTCCTTCACCACCAAGGCCCCAGAAGGCCAGAAATTTACTGGTCGGTTTTACGTCAAGTACCTCATCAAACCAGGACTCATCTCGCCCACTGATGCGGGCGTTCTCTCGATCGCGACGACACAGCCGACGTTGATTAGTAGTGACTTCGCCGAAATTATCTATTTCCTCCGAAATGGCAATCTCTATCGCCGAGTTTTACTCATTGTGCCCGAGAAACAAGGTGCGGGGCTCGAGCCACCACTCGGAAGCGTATTCAATCAATTCACGTCAGGTCAGTTCAATCTCCCCAATGGTTCGAGCTGGCAAGGCTTGAATGATGTCTCGGCACGCCCTTCGATGGTTGATGGCAGTCCAGCACCCATCCTGAATACGCTCGGAGATCTCACGAACCGCCAGAATCGATATGCCAGACCGAGATTTAGCAATGATTATGCGACATCTTTCGCAACGGCTCGTTCCATCCCGGATGGCCTTCCAGATGATGGTAATGCCGACGGCTTGCCCGACTATTATCCGACAATGTATGCCAAAATGATGGAATCAAATCTTGCAGGCCTCCTAAATTGGACACCGCCTTCTGCCCCACAACTTTTTAACTTCAGCGCAACCCCGAATTATGAATCGATCTTCGCATTTCCCTACATCTATCCCGCCTCATACTCCAAGCCGGATCCAACGCGAGGGTCTAACGGCACGACATCCGATGTCATGGGTTGGATTCGCAGCGCGATCGTTGCCAACACGATCAATCAGTGCCCGCTTGAGATCGGCGACAATCTCATCACGGTCGCGACGACACCCGCGATTGACAATCAGAGCTGGTGGGGATATCCGACCTGGCGTGAGACGATGAGCCCGAAATGGGGCGATCCCGTCTACAGGCTCAATTCATCATCGACCAATGGAATTCAGGCTTCGGGTATTCAGCCGCAGCCGCAAATTGGTTCGACACTCTTCACGTCGGCCACGGCAAATTGGGTGGTGAACAATATGTTGCCCCCGGTCAATCCGTTGATCGACACCACCACGGTGACAAATACCAATACCGGACAAGGGGCAGGATTCGCGATTTGGGCGAACAATCTCCTCCCGACTTCGGCGGGTCCCCCCCCTGGGTTTACCGACAATGCGGGCTTCAGCGGCTCGGGTACACTGACCCCATTCCGGCCCACGGGTTCACCCAGTAGCGGCTACAACCCTAACATGGTCTGGGAAGACGACCTGATCCTAACCGGGGTCCGCAGCTTTGACGTAAAAGCTTATGACGATGCTTATGGCGGCTATCAGGACTTAGGTTGGGGAAATAAGTCGATTTTGCCGGCGGATGACTTCTCCTACAACCCGTCCGTCCTACCGAACCTCGCGGCTCCAAGCACCGCAATTCCCCTTAATTATTTCCTCGACCGCACCCCATTCCGCATGAGTTGGAACAACCGGCTCTGGAAAACGCTGGACCACACATTCGCACACGAAGGTCGCATCCCGCCACTTGTGGAGGATGGCCGATACGACGCTCAATCCTTGGTCCACCCATTGGGTGACAATACCCCCGGGGTGATCCGTATGAGGCGCGTCTGGGATAGCTGGTCGACGGATTACACCAGGGCTCCTGCCACGAATATCCTCGGCCAGGGCTGGAACCCCCCTCTCACGAATGGCCTGCCGCTAGCGATGAGCAGGCCCGCTTATCCTTCGTTCCCGCCGCCTTACCCAATGCCGCTACGTGGCATCCAAATCAACGTCCGCCTGGTCGACCCGCGGAACGAGAAGGTCCGGTCTCTGACTATCACTCAAGACTTCTCCGACAAGCTTTGA
- a CDS encoding DUF1559 domain-containing protein, with the protein MTRRRRPGFTLIELLVVISIIGVLMGLLLPAVQAARKAARKMQCANNIRQVGLGLIGFMNAKNYLPNSGTYGEPDVPGATSNIAATAFGTSFAGTASAGVTTKVDQGPLYSWVVDCLPYLDNQDMYNAYNRSRLYYDTGLVRETGSTVQIPSNFTVASTAIKILQCPDDDTLAEGQGNLSYVVNGGFSRWHYPAAFTAADNATVGWVGGALGDGSPGPAPTWGQKGVAERLGVMFLGSSSGRAPWDVRTTPSSIIDGTSTTVLASENRAAGYSPQIFGSTVSLASNWATPHPNYVTFIGSGRICPGGVCDFTASGLMASNTGTGGQQMDGPAWSFANKSGTNENINGSLTASDGRYPYPTSYHSGGVNVVMCDGSVRYVNDTIDGSVWAKVLSPAGSKLPVIKQLPVDADAIGN; encoded by the coding sequence ATGACGCGTCGTCGTCGCCCCGGTTTCACGCTGATCGAATTGCTGGTTGTGATCAGCATCATCGGCGTGCTGATGGGCCTGCTTCTGCCCGCCGTGCAGGCGGCGCGTAAGGCGGCCCGCAAGATGCAGTGCGCCAACAACATCCGCCAGGTCGGCCTCGGCCTGATCGGATTCATGAACGCCAAGAATTACCTGCCCAACTCCGGCACCTACGGCGAGCCCGACGTCCCGGGAGCCACCTCGAACATCGCCGCCACCGCCTTCGGCACCTCCTTCGCTGGAACCGCCTCCGCAGGCGTCACCACGAAGGTCGACCAAGGCCCGCTCTATAGCTGGGTGGTGGACTGCCTGCCTTACCTCGACAATCAGGACATGTACAACGCCTACAATCGTAGCCGCCTGTACTATGACACCGGCCTGGTCCGGGAGACGGGCTCCACGGTTCAGATCCCGTCCAACTTCACGGTGGCGAGCACCGCGATCAAGATCCTTCAGTGCCCCGACGACGACACGCTGGCCGAAGGTCAGGGCAATCTCTCCTACGTGGTCAACGGCGGCTTCTCCCGCTGGCACTATCCGGCCGCCTTCACCGCCGCCGACAACGCCACGGTCGGCTGGGTTGGTGGTGCGCTCGGCGATGGCTCGCCCGGCCCGGCTCCCACCTGGGGCCAGAAGGGTGTTGCTGAACGCCTGGGCGTGATGTTCCTCGGCTCGTCCTCGGGTCGTGCCCCTTGGGACGTCCGCACGACTCCCAGCAGCATCATCGACGGCACGAGCACGACCGTCCTGGCCAGCGAGAATCGCGCCGCCGGTTACTCACCCCAGATCTTCGGCTCGACCGTCTCCCTGGCCTCGAACTGGGCGACCCCTCACCCGAACTATGTCACGTTCATCGGGTCGGGCAGGATTTGCCCCGGCGGCGTCTGCGACTTCACGGCCTCGGGCCTCATGGCCAGCAACACGGGCACCGGCGGCCAGCAGATGGACGGGCCCGCCTGGTCGTTCGCCAACAAGTCGGGCACGAACGAGAACATCAACGGGTCGCTGACCGCCTCCGACGGCCGTTACCCCTATCCCACGAGCTATCACTCTGGCGGCGTGAACGTCGTGATGTGCGACGGCTCGGTTCGCTACGTCAATGACACCATCGACGGCAGCGTCTGGGCCAAGGTCCTCTCGCCCGCCGGCAGCAAGCTCCCCGTCATCAAGCAGCTCCCGGTCGATGCCGACGCCATCGGCAACTGA